A stretch of Fusarium fujikuroi IMI 58289 draft genome, chromosome FFUJ_chr10 DNA encodes these proteins:
- a CDS encoding related to tol protein: MVATPWTLVRLMDECENAEKENSSDEVFIPSTTIKLLTSKECVSDILKERNCQDQDALKKRIFDESCPAKIIFLILARAGKLDRIGQFLSNGFSDRHLPIELLWTREGYKFKSAKDSNWTTAPFGAGIDYNDVDYFIQKQWPFLAPIFEREFEYVLQQRIPLPLVEKGTAIVSGFSCVSKIEMHPAHVPEQTEYSMAMKKMELESEDQIKYVRKEMTNVTSLRLLDHDHLVKAILACTRGKQALFFFPWANGGDLYNFLKTNSTEGMAAIIWMLDQMVGLSSALSLLADKGYRHGDLKPANILLFPERSGSYRLKITDVGLSKLHILATSKRLNGTTAKATTRRYSPPEFDLLFDDDGEPVEDSDDIKLSRKFDIWSLGCVFIELLLWAQLGRQKYKEFDRSMKRDRRFWDSAREDLDTRVKVRIQDLEDSIKDTPCDEVVQRILTLVLEKMLLVNSDDRGSASDIHKELKSIRDSYGEYFQPRNVIDLPLGLTAEQAAEYDHRQNSQGPPDGSNAMSRSAPEPSGVQNKGLSTKAVPSGNTAAMAQSAKLLNQWTISPDNEFAKKFFSEASRPSPADRRQLCDSCSRLRIWEPSAKVSGNMRDFGIRASACDLCNLLYAVSQRVGLHEDQELQCVRNGPTLNLNRRDGPPVLSLFSDPAFNAHDLGSVQVGYPTLSPPESPERYHLFQEWLRVCDKEHGHAREASSGGYAVQMPTRLIRVGEASEHLEDIKDSGFLHYLALSHCWGGSTSLSTLTSNIDQFRNEIPHEQLPLNFQEAIRVTRALKIPYLWIDSLCIIQDDPEDWRREAARMGQVFSNAYCTIAATSAATSNEGFLTPKLSSTLSATLETPEDGLLHISEFMEDCNRDLESAPLNARGWVMQERALSRRTLHFTKTQVYWECGNGLHCERFFKLSNPQSALFADSDFPKAILKYYKGGRITLFQNLYEKYSRLNFSYNSDRPVAILGLEKHLSTVLQSRGEFGVFEQYLARSLLWSRPQNIFLKSITFQDGHHVPSWSWTAYEGPITYANIPFDKVEWSTDCLLREETGTKAKRTVLKAVARSLRLDKLDMHDRVKLDEGSVFEPSDLRAVVLGKDKKQESRVRVHYVLLVALSEDEPEQTKVYVRVGVAWLLEHNMAMDGEDVVIY, encoded by the exons ATGGTTGCGACACCCTGGACCCTAGTTCGTCTCATGGATGAGTGCGAGAATGCGGAGAAAGAAAATTCCAGCGATGAAGTCTTCATTCCGAGTACTACGATCAAATTGTTGACATCGAAAGAGTGCGTCAGCGACATTCTAAAGGAACGAAATTGTCAAGATCAGGATGCCTTGAAGAAACGGATCTTCGATGAAAGCTGCCCTGCGAAGAttatctttctcatcttggCTCGAGCCGGCAAGCTAGATCGTATTGGCCAGTTCTTATCCAATGGCTTTTCtgatcgtcatcttcctATAGAGCTTCTATGGACGCGCGAGGGGTACAAATTCAAAAGTGCCAAAGATTCAAACTGGACTACTGCTCCTTTTGGAGCAGGAATTGACTATAATGATGTCGACTATTTTATACAGAAGCAATGGCCATTCTTGGCCCCTATCTTTGAGAGGGAGTTCGAATACGTGCTACAGCAACGCATTCCTTTGCCGTTGGTCGAGAAAGGCACTGCTATTGTCTCAGGGTTTAGTTGCGTTTCCAAGATCGAGATGCACCCTGCCCACGTCCCAGAGCAGACAGAA TACTCGATGGCCATGAAGAAAATGGAGCTAGAGAGTGAAGATCAAATCAAGTATGTCAGAAAAGAGATGACTAACGTGACATCTCTTCGATTACTGGATCACGACCATCTTGTCAAAGCAATTCTCGCCTGCACTAGAGGAAAGCAGGccttattcttcttcccttggGCAAATGGGGGAGACCTGTATAACTTCTTGAAAACCAATTCTACTGAGGGCATGGCTGCTATCATATGGATGCTAGATCAAATGGTCGGACTCTCCAGCGCTTTGAGTCTGCTGGCGGACAAGGGGTATCGGCATGGTGACCTCAAGCCTGCCAACATTCTATTGTTCCCTGAAAGGTCTGGTAGCTACCGACTAAAGATTACAGACGTTGGTCTGTCGAAACTTCACATTCTGGCAACAAGCAAGCGACTAAATGGGACGACTGCCAAGGCTACCACGAGGAGATACAGCCCTCCTGAATTTGACCTtttgtttgatgatgacggggaGCCAGTAGAAGACTCAGATGACATCAAGCTATCGCGCAAGTTCGACATTTGGTCTCTCGGCTGCGTTTtcatcgagcttctcctctgGGCCCAACTGGGCCGGCAAAAGTACAAGGAATTCGACCGGTCTATGAAAAGGGACCGACGTTTCTGGGACTCTGCACGGGAAGACCTTGACACTAGGGTCAAAGTTAGAATACAGGACCTGGAGGATTCTATTAAGGACACACCGTGTGACGAGGTCGTGCAGCGAATTCTAACCTTGGTTCTGGAGAAAAtgcttcttgtcaacagcGATGATCGTGGCAGTGCCTCGGATATTCACAAGGAATTGAAGAGTATAAGAGATAGTTACGGTGAGTATTTCCAGCCGAGGAACGTGATTGATTTGCCGCTAGGCCTGACTGCCGAGCAGGCCGCCGAATACGACCATCGGCAAAACAGTCAGGGTCCGCCAGACGGAAGCAACGCCATGAGTCGAAGCGCTCCTGAGCCATCTGGTGTCCAAAACAAGGGCTTAAGTACTAAGGCTGTCCCTTCAGGCAATACCGCTGCTATGGCT CAAAGCGCCAAGCTACTCAATCAATGGACAATCAGTCCAGACAATGAGTTTGCAAAGAAGTTCTTCTCCGAGGCTTCCCGCCCCAGTCCAGCAGACAGACGTCAGCTCTGTGACTCATGCTCGAGGCTTCGAATCTGGGAGCCCAGTGCTAAAGTATCTGGCAATATGAGGGACTTTGGAATTCGTGCGTCAGCATGTGACTTGTGTAATCTCCTATACGCCGTCTCGCAAAGGGTTGGCCTTCATGAAGACCAGGAATTACAATGCGTTCGGAACGGCCCTACACTCAACTTGAATCGGCGCGACGGTCCGCCAGTACTGTCCCTGTTCTCCGATCCTG CCTTCAATGCTCATGATCTTGGATCAGTTCAGGTCGGATATCCAACTTTGTCGCCTCCGGAAAGCCCTGAACGATATCATCTCTTTCAAGAGTGGCTCCGCGTGTGTGATAAAGAGCACGGCCATGCACGAGAAGCATCCTCTGGCGGCTATGCTGTCCAGATGCCCACTAGACTGATTCGCGTGGGGGAGGCGAGTGAGCACTTGGAAGACATTAAAGATTCTGGATTTCTACATTATCTTGCTCTTAGCCACTGCTGGGGAGGCAGCACGAGCCTGTCTACCCTGACCAGCAACATCGACCAATTTCGTAACGAGATACCGCATGAACAGCTGCCTCTTAATTTCCAGGAAGCTATCAGAGTCACGAGAGCACTCAAGATCCCATATTTGTGGATAGACTCGTTGTGTATCATCCAAGACGACCCAGAAGACTGGCGACGAGAAGCTGCTCGAATGGGTCAGGTTTTCAGCAACGCCTACTGCACAATCGCGGCGACATCAGCAGCGACGTCTAACGAGGGCTTTCTCACTCCAAAGCTTAGCTCAACACTTTCTGCGACGTTAGAAACTCCTGAGGACGGTCTGCTTCACATTTCAGAATTCATGGAAGATTGTAACAGAGACTTAGAGTCAGCGCCTCTGAATGCGCGCGGTTGGGTGATGCAGGAGCGAGCTTTGTCTAGGAGAACACTGCACTTCACCAAGACTCAAGTTTACTGGGAGTGTGGAAACGGACTGCATTGTGAGCGGTTCTTCAAATTATCAAA TCCCCAATCAGCTCTGTTCGCAGACTCGGACTTCCCCAAGGCCATACTCAAGTACTACAAGGGCGGGCGAATCACTCTGTTTCAAAATCTTTACGAGAAGTATTCCAGACTCAATTTCAGTTACAATTCAGACCGACCAGTGGCCATTCTGGGTCTCGAGAAACACCTTTCAACTGTCCTCCAGAGTCGCGGCGAGTTTGGTGTCTTTGAGCAGTACTTGGCAAGAAGTCTTCTCTGGTCTCGACCTCAGAATATCTTTCTGAAGAGTATCACGTTCCAAGATGGCCATCATGTTCCTTCTTGGTCATGGACGGCATACGAGGGTCCAATCACTTATGCGAACATACCTTTTGACAAGGTCGAATGGAGCACAGACTGCTTGCTTCGCGAGGAAACCGGTACAAAGGCCAAGAGGACTGTGTTGAAAGCAGTTGCTAGAAGTCTCAGATTGGATAAGCTGGATATGCATGATAGagtcaagcttgatgaaggGTCTGTGTTCGAACCATCCGACTTGCGGGCGGTTGTCCTTGGTAaagacaagaagcaagaatcTCGGGTCCGGGTACACTacgttcttcttgtcgcctTATCCGAGGACGAACCAGAGCAGACAAAGGTTTATGTTCGAGTTGGAGTGGCCTGGCTTCTTGAACATAACATGGCAATGGATGGTGAGGATGTTGTGATTTACTAG